One Rhizoctonia solani chromosome 2, complete sequence DNA segment encodes these proteins:
- a CDS encoding Serine/threonine-protein kinase: MSDDSDQSSTRETDQRALKLINVGPWRLGKVIGRGSSGLVRVATHKINGQMAAVKIMSTEAIFNSRMSVDGDPEQAERIIQSIEREIVIMKLLEHPNILGLLDVWEAKGLLFVIMEYIDGGELFDYIVEKGRIPIPEAIHYFQQVMYAVAYCHRFRIAHRDLKPENILMDKNNNIKVADFGMAAFVPRDSFLYTSCGSPHYASPEVVSGLAYNGAISDVWSCGVILYALLSGKLPFDDEDIRALLGKVREGNYSIPADIPWPAQNLIRRMMEKDVDRRIEVVEVLQHPFFRSITPRILPTIAPTFDHLAGSVPKGIGKLSIDNDIMKNMRTLWRNRQDSDIIRAIYNPHDNWEKIAYHLLYEFRTKRLKCIGSDGNEYEPRKRPGRQCQELPFRTPALYSSFDISENASTESPCAPTPGYAHSFSVSDGPTTSNPTSPIAPTAPLTPRKRTRTEPIGNSSAETLPEIVIHQASPTKKGAKKSVDSLLCNEITCCERLSPYPQPKPTGPFVPIDGPEMEGDMFFHQITEMLVNMSNQELESSRKAPVSPEKNGGKGKAKLIGEKLGAMLELKLPANQVVPPPTTPVTPNFLNHESSIEASESIGPTIRAVPQSKVLKPSNVGNLPRESKTQIVSVTAKENTPFVLSEPPRGRMRSKTANAAQPQSRSSGPVKKHVRIVTPDRNSFVRPRKRTSSANREHEMATSINTPFVFPRSSENCQCIASLQLLGVHVEASQPQPQTYGVVSKPLRFRVEIWPSNGVKYAAGYLSEITFALDKGSQANFAAFFERVRAGWEMHVSYRMEGSLEVLDVQTGQPLPSPALTVGGRYAEV, from the exons ATGTCAGACGACTCAGATCAATCCAGCACTCGAGAGACAGATCAGCGTGCCTTGAAACTAATCAATGTTGGGCCTTGGAGACTTGGAAAGGTGATTGGTAGGGGCAGCTCAG GGCTCGTCCGTGTCGCGACGCATAAAATCAATGGACAAATGGCAGCTGTCAAAATTATGTCAACTGAAGCTATATTCAACTCACGAATGTCCGTGGACGGTGATCCTGAACAAGCGGAACGAATAATTCAGAGTATCGAGCGAGAAATTGTTATCATGAAGTTACTCGAGCACCCCAATATTCTTGGTCTTCTGGACGTATGGGAAGCGAAGGGGCTTTT GTTCGTTATCATGGAGTACATCGACGGCGGAGAGCTATTCGACTACATTGTAGAGAAAGGTCGAATACCTATTCCTGAGGCTATTCATTACTTTCAACAAGTGATGTATGCTGTCGCATACTGTCACCGGTTCCGGATAGCCCATCGTGACCTAAAGCCGGAGAATATCCTTATGGACAAGAACAACAACATCAAGGTTGCAGATTTCGGCATGGCGGCGTTCGTCCCACGCGACTCTTTTCTCTATACGAGCTGTGGCTCTCCTCACTATGCGAGTCCAGAGGTAGTATCGGGACTTGCATACAACGGCGCTATTTCAGATGTTTGGTCTTGTGGCGTGATCTTATATGCACTACTTTCTGGGAAGTTGCCATTCGATGATGAAGACATTCGGGCCTTACTGGGAAAAGTTCGAGAAGGAAATTACAGTATCCCAGCCGATATTCCATGGCCTGCACAGAACCTCATACGAAGGATGATGGAGAAGGATGTTGATAGGCGCATAGAG GTAGTAGAGGTACTGCAGCACCCATTCTTTCGATCTATAACCCCTCGCATACTCCCTACTATCGCACCAACATTTGATCATTTAGCTGGTAGCGTACCCAAGGGCATAGGAAAGCTATCTATTGACAACGATATAATGAAAAACATGCGAACACTATGGAGAAATAGGCAGGACAGTGATATTATCAGGGCCATCTACAACCCACA TGATAACTGGGAAAAGATTGCCTACCATCTCTTGTACGAATTTAGGACCAAAAGGTTAAAATGCATTGGATCGGATGGTAATGAGTACGAGCCTCGCAAAAGGCCGGGACGCCAATGCCAGGAGCTTCCATTTCGCACCCCCGCCCTTTACAGCTCTTTTGATATTTCCGAGAACGCATCGACTGAGAGTCCTTGTGCTCCAACCCCAGGCTACGCTCACTCTTTCAGCGTTTCAGATGGTCCAACTACGTCTAACCCTACGTCTCCCATCGCACCCACTGCTCCGTTGACTCCGCGAAAACGAACGAGGACCGAGCCTATTGGCAACTCCAGCGCTGAAACTCTGCCCGAAATAGTGATCCATCAGGCAAGTCCAACGAAGAAGGGTGCCAAAAAATCGGTTGATAGCCTTTTATGTAACGAGATTACCTGTTGTGAACGGTTGAGTCCATATCCTCAACCCAAGCCCACTGGACCGTTTGTGCCTATCGATGGACCTGAAATGGAAGGGGACATGTTCTTCCACCAGATCACTGAAATGCTAGTCAACATGTCCAACCAGGAACTGGAATCGAGTCGAAAAGCCCCTGTATCACCAGAGAAGAatggaggaaaaggaaaggCCAAGTTGATAGGCGAAAAGCTCGGAGCTATGCTGGAGCTCAAGCTACCAGCCAACCAGGTCGTCCCACCTCCGACAACTCCTGTGACGCCGAATTTTTTGAACCACGAGTCTTCGATCGAAGCTTCCGAGTCTATCGGACCAACTATTCGAGCTGTTCCTCAATCAAAAGTACTCAAGCCCTCGAACGTAGGCAACCTGCCTCGAGAGAGTAAGACACAGATTGTGTCGGTGACTGCCAAGGAAAACACACCTTTTGTTTTGTCTGAACCACCTCGAGGGAGGATGCGTTCCAAGACGGCCAACGCCGCTCAGCCTCAGTCTCGGAGCAGTGGGCCCGTCAAGAAGCATGTGCGTATAGTTACCCCCGACCGGAATTCGTTTGTCCGACCGCGAAAACGGACTTCGTCGG CTAATAGGGAGCACGAGATGGCCACTAGTATCAATACACCTTTTGTATTCCCCCGATCGTCGGAAAACTG CCAGTGTATCGCATCGCTGCAATTGCTGGGTGTGCATGTAGAAGCGAGCCAGCCGCAGCCGCAAACATATGGCG TCGTGTCCAAGCCGCTCAGGTTTCGGGTCGAGATTTGGCCCTCGAATGGGGTCAAGTATGCCGCGGGCTACTTGAGCGAGATTACGTTTGCGCTAGATAAAGGCTCTCAAGCAAACTTTGCTGCGTTCTTTGAGCGTGTGAGGGCCGGCTGGGAGATGCACGTAAGCTACCGGATGGAGGGTAGTCTGGAGGTGCTGGATGTGCAAACAGGGCAGCCTTTACCAAGCCCGGCGTTGACTGTTGGCGGGAGGTACGCTGAAGTTTGA
- a CDS encoding Rho-GTPase-activating protein yields MSTDEPKVAPNVSLPLSFHNSFWTPDYRTGLAVLFNKLEQGIAENAEVVTFIRSRVAAERNLAASLINPPLTGSRGTGFDADDGAALLRAFQGLQAESASQGNAHKNLAQELDSMVADPFEHWAAGHAERIRDSHHVLLDVYIKNYEDKGIEINKLKQTYLNKTRLANEAEDDAKFAPHQNLGDAYTSPRLKPTTLSRAGTVSDRILQQMGVSPSRENSIASDAASTATADTSTTEPKVDKGKGRATSPPPEVASPLVMSPTMPPKLDIPAVDQPLPPILLAGLALSPAALSALLLQASKELKTTTVKLPFIAEYRDCFTGADFVDFLKSKVPGLGDSVERADEAARDLTERENLLRRIGELGNAFEDSQAALYQFRPKAFNLEAEIRASLQPPNSADKPAPSPSLLSPASNVMKRSGTVMNFIQRAVKNANTPAEPPHIRARNEADAAERAYRTAIRVLDKQRLGVEEKVEEALKVLNKWEIERLRAVKTVLQQYQAALSTLPNALTTSINRSKPLIDAFTPEADATALIERARTGPFVLPHTSLKIWGAAAWGEGEAAPDAIPSVITALLGGLEAKYPGLPSDEERRRTWIYEVPLAVSHRLREAINDIPSNQDIPSGLFDKFDAPVLAATTKLWFLELNPPLGLWETWDELRKIYPSVGAAQTEDRRVEDLQTVLIKLPKVNLLVLDAIIKHLKELVEETLGADESRDVYVAKLGLSLGRIFMRPKVENELSIQDRHPKLLVIDLIDRYDEILPPTVAKKKREVERKAPMRKRTKPFDERINRRSAHLQDPRKLLEVQHANLAGRSRSASNVGQRPTIQPAGSTAQSPGTEAAPPAPPPGFVDPGPPPRPAFVDPGEPPRPTFAEPKDERPTFAEPKDDEASLSVPQDDGIVIQPPTPISGPGENAASPTGDGAGETPGSPFAQVLASVR; encoded by the exons ATGAGCACGGACGAGCCAAAGGTAGCCCCCAATGTATCATTGCCATTGTCATTCCACAACAGCTTTTGGACACCCGACTACCGCACGGGTCTAGCTGTGCTCTTCAATAAGCTCGAGCAG GGCATCGCTGAGAACGCAGAGGTCGTTACATTCATTCGT TCTCGAGTTGCTGCCGAGCGTAATCTCGCCGCCTCACTTATCAACCCACCACTTACAGGCTCACGTGGTACCGGTTTTGATGCAGATGATGGTGCAGCACTACTACGCGCTTTCCAGGGGCTACAGGCCGAATCGGCCTCACAGGGAAATGCGCATAAGAACCTTGCACAGGAATTAGATAGCATGGTTGCCGATCCATTCGAACACTGGGCAGCCGGGCACGCAGAGCGCATCCGAGACTCTCATCATGTCTTGCTCGACGTATATATCAAAAACTACGAAGACAAGGGTATCGAG ATAAACAAGTTGAAACAAACCTACCTTAATAAGACTCGCCTTGCTAACGAAGCTGAAGACGA TGCCAAATTCGCACCTCATCAGAATCTCGGTGACGCTTATACCTCTCCTCGGCTCAAGCCCACCACTCTATCTCGTGCCGGTACAGTCTCTGATCGAATCCTGCAACAAATGGGTGTCTCTCCCTCTCGGGAGAATAGTATAGCCTCGGACGCCGCCTCAACCGCAACTGCTGATACTTCAACCACTGAGCCTAAGGTagacaagggcaagggacGCGCTACATCACCTCCCCCTGAGGTGGCGTCTCCACTGGTTATGTCTCCTACCATGCCCCCCAAGCTGGATATCCCAGCTGTGGATCAGCCTTTGCCTCCAATTCTGCTAGCAGGTTTAGCACTTTCTCCAGCAGCTCTGTCGGCCTTGCTTCTTCAGGCTTCCAAGGAGCTCAAGACTACGACAGTCAAACTCCCGTTTATTGCGGAGTACAGGGACTGTTTCACTGGTGCCGACTTTGTCGACTTTTTAAAATCGAAGGTACCCGGATTGGGAGACAGCGTTGAGCGCGCCGATGAAGCTGCTCGAGACCTAACCGAACGCGAGAATTTGTTGAGACGTATTGGTGAATTGGGAAACGCGTTCGAAGATTCGCAGGCAGCGCTATACCAGTTTAGACCCAAG GCATTTAATCTCGAAGCTGAAATCCGCGCTTCATTACAACCTCCCAATTCGGCGGATAAACCCgctccttctccttctctCCTATCGCCTGCATCGAACGTAATGAAGCGCTCTGGTACTGTTATGAATTTCATTCAACGTGCGGTTAAGAATGCCAACACTCCTGCCGAGCCTCCTCACATTCGTGCCCGAAATGAAGCTGATGCCGCAGAGCGTGCATATCGAACCGCGATCCGAGTCCTCGACAAACAGCGCCTAGGAGTGGAGGAAAAGGTTGAAGAAGCACTCAAAGTATTAAATAAGTGGGAGATTGAGAGACTGAGGGCTGTGAAGACAG TGCTGCAACAGTATCAAGCTGCTCTTTCCACTCTCCCCAATGCCCTCACCACCTCGATTAATCGAAGCAAACCACTCATCGACGCATTCACTCCTGAGGCTGACGCTACTGCCCTCATTGAACGTGCACGAACCGGACCGTTCGTCCTACCGCACACCTCTTTGAAAATC TGGGGCGCGGCTGCTtggggagaaggagaagctGCTCCGGACGCCATCCCCAGTGTTATTACTGCGCTTCTCGGCGGTCTCGAAGCAAAATACCCCGGTCTCCCAAGCGACGAGGAGAGGCGCAGGACTTGGATTTACGAAGTACCATTGGCTGTGTCTCATCGATTACGCGAGGCGATCAACGACATACCTAGTAATCAGGATATTCCTTCTGGGCTGTTCGACAAGTTTGACGCACCCGTGTTGGCTGCGACGACCAAG TTGTGGTTCCTTGAGTTAAATCCACCTCTCGGGCTTTGGGAAACCTGGGATGAGTTGCGCAAGATTTACCCCTCTG TCGGAGCTGCTCAAACTGAAGATCGCCGCGTGGAAGATTTGCAAACGGTGTTGATCAAACTGCCCAAGGTTAACTTGTTGGTACTCGACGCAATCATCAAGCATCTGAAAGA ACTTGTCGAGGAAACATTGGGAGCTGATGAATCTCGCGATGTCTATGTTGCTAAACTCGGGTTGTCTCTTGGACGGA TTTTCATGCGCCCTAAGGTTGAAAATGAGCTATCGATTCAAGATAGACACCCCAAGT TGCTTGTCATCGACCTTATCGACCGCTACGATGAGATTCTCCCACCTACGGTGGCCAAGAAGAAACGCGAAGTGGAACGAAAGGCTCCCATGCGCAAACGTACCAAGCCCTTTGACGAGCGGATCAACCGCCGTAGCGCGCATTTGCAGGATCCGCGTAAACTTCTGGAGGTACAACACGCAAATCTGGCAGGAAGATCTAGATCGGCTTCGAACGTTGGTCAAAGGCCCACTATACAGCCCGCCGGCTCTACCGCGCAGTCCCCAGGCACCGAAGCTGCACCGCCAGCGCCACCGCCTGGATTTGTCGACCCGGGCCCACCTCCTCGTCCTGCGTTTGTGGATCCAGGTGAGCCGCCGCGACCAACTTTTGCGGAACCCAAGGACGAGCGGCCCACATTTGCTGAGCCCAAAGATGACGAGGCTAGCTTGAGTGTACCTCAGGATGATGGGATAGTGATACAACCCCCAACTCCGATTAGCGGACCTGGGGAAAACGCGGCGTCCCCTACTGGCGATGGTGCAGGCGAGACCCCCGGCTCGCCATTCGCGCAAGTTCTCGCCAGTGTCAGGTGA
- a CDS encoding fission 1 protein encodes MPTDLPYAADAEVSLAPEELAVLRTQYEKELSQGYVSVQTKFNYSWGLVKSQRRDHQVEGVQLLLEIYRAEPARRRECLYYLALGHYKMGNLEDARKFNALLLSKEPTNMQAQSLAQLIDKSTARDGYIGMGIAGGAAVIRGHASEYLKAAGPLISSFQGAPTA; translated from the exons ATGCCAACAGACCTTCCATATGCAGCTGACGCAGAGGTTTCTTTGGCTCCGGAAGAGCTGGCT GTACTCCGCACACAATACGAGAAGGAGTTGAGCCAGGGATACGTATCTGTTCAGACCAAGTTTAACTATTCGTGGGGTTTAGTAAAGAGCCAGCGGAGAGATCATCAGGTAGAGGGTGTGCAGCTATTGCTTG AGATTTATCGAGCCGAGCCTGCAAGAAGACGAGAGTGTCTGTATTATCTAGCTTTGGGCCACTACAAGATGGGCAACTTGGAAGATGCTAGGAAATTCAACG CGCTTCTGCTAAGCAAAGAGCCGACAAACATGCAAGCCCAGAGTCTAGCTCAACTCATCGACAAGAGTACTGCTCGAG ATGGCTACATCGGCATGGGTATTGCGGGAGGCGCAGCAGTT ATTCGTGGACATGCCTCTGAATATCTCAAAGCCGCAGGACCGCTCATATCATCTTTCCAAGGCGCTCCTACCGCATAG
- a CDS encoding C2H2 zinc finger — translation MPHCSSPIHSSQANPQDVLTCLWSDCSLIPAPLDTSGTDNAGLCALASHLFHDHLHLPSEATADIFNLNPPLSPSSASVPTPVTQTLSPPSRDSPTPSALTHTPYIHTRKGKGQPRARQPDTYMSLGRMFRVFPNQRSPHRSPLIGARWARKAAYDCFWADCTRHGEKNGCEVCGVDFSEAATLQQHMRRHTQEKPYVCDFPGCGKAFAITGALTIHKRTHNGDKPFKCKYCDRAFSESSNLSKHLRTHTGQRPYACPEPGCGKKFSRPDQVTRHRHVHQKKGKEDAKEKEVDEMGIDVGED, via the exons ATGCCACACTGCTCCTCTCCCATCCATTCTTCTCAAGCTAACCCACAAGACGTGCTAACATGTCTCTGGTCCGACTGTTCGCTCATCCCCGCGCCGCTAGATACATCCGGAACAGACAATGCTGGCTTGTGCGCCCTGGCAAGCCACCTCTTCCAtgaccacctccacctccccaGCGAAGCAACCGCAGACATATTCAACCTCAACCCACCGCTCTCCCCATCATCTGCAAGCGTCCCAACCCCAGTCACCCAAACGCTCAGCCCGCCCAGCCGAGACTCGCCTACTCCGTCCGCGTTGACACATACCCCTTACATTCACacaaggaaaggaaaaggCCAGCCCCGCGCCCGACAGCCAGAcacatacatgtcactgggCCGGATGTTCCGAGTCTTTCCCAACCAGCGCAGCCCTCACCGATCACCTCTCATCGGTGCACGTTGGGCGCGGAAAGCCGCATACGACTGTTTCTGGGCCGACTGCACCCGCCACGGCGAAAAAAACGG GTGCGAGGTGTGCGGAGTCGATTTCTCCGAGGCTGCGACCCTGCAGCAGCACATGCGTAGGCACACCCAAGAGA AACCTTATGTGTGCGATTTTCCCGGATGCGGCAAGGCCTTTGCCATTACGGGTGCGTTGACCATCCACAAACGTACACACAATGGGGATAAGCCCTTTAAATGCAAGTACTGCGATCG GGCATTTTCTGAATCCTCGAATCTTTCCAAACAT CTACGAACACATACTGGCCAGCGGCCATACGCATGCCCTGAACCCGGATGTGGGAAGAAATTCTCGAGACCGGATCAGGTTACACGACACAGACATGTGCACCAAAAAAAGGGCAAGGAAGATGCCAAGGAAAAGGAGGTTGATGAGATGGGTATAGACGTGGGCGAAGATTAA
- a CDS encoding translation machinery-associated protein 16, with protein sequence MAPAAAKPKNATKSAPSKPGKKPTKEKVFHPQSRKAGQLERAQLRKSKLADASSKRGKNLVAKADRYAFFFHALPPDVSSLSLPEIHDIIQSVWLTRHDGALQAEQSSRRPGRPPSARELALLEMKRQDEEVYRTGLTIPDLTDPETITLFRAWEDKSHDPAYLHLLRSIRVSRENPETVVLEHVGAKEADARRLEKAAAEKEKVDQANREASRKEADLAARDVSKMDVD encoded by the exons ATGGCTCCCGCTGCAGCAAAGCCCAAAAATGCAACTAAATCTGCGCCCAGTAAACCTGGGAAAAAGCCAACCAAGGAGAAAGTATTTCATCCCCAGTCTCGCAAAGCTGGCCAACTAGAACGTGCCCAACTAAGGAAATCAAAACTTGCAGATGCATCAAGCAAGCGGGGGAAGAACCTAGTGGCCAAAG CCGATAGATACGCATTCTTTTTCCATGCCCTCCCTCCAGACGTCTCTTCCCTCTCGCTCCCCGAAATCCACGACATTATCCAGTCTGTTTGGCTCACCCGGCACGACGGAGCCCTGCAAGCCGAGCAATCTTCCCGGCGGCCCGGTCGCCCGCCGAGTGCGCGTGAACTTGCGCTGTTAGAAATGAAGCGGCAGGACGAAGAGGTGTACCGCACTGGTCTGA CTATTCCGGACTTGACTGATCCCGAGACGATCACCCTGTTCCGCGCATGGGAAGACAAGTCCCACGATCCTGCGTACCTTCATCTACTCCGCTCCATACGGGTCTCGAGGGAGAACCCGGAGACGGTCGTTTTGGAGCATGTGGGTGCGAAAGAGGCGGATGCTAGGAGGCTCGAAAAGGCTGCGGCCGAGAAGGAGAAAGTGGACCAGGCGAATAGGGAGGCGTCGAGAAAGGAGGCTGATTTGGCTGCGAGGGATGTGAGCAAGATGGATGTTGATTGA
- a CDS encoding hypoxanthine-guanine phosphoribosyltransferase, protein MSEEHDGHLRATYNEIHMLIGKAAERIEKEYAPDLFVAIGGGGFFPARVLRTFLKHPQSKKNISIQAIGLSLYEELPSTTEEQMANEVIRTQWLGPETKTLLGRKVLIVDEVDDSRTTLQYAVRELQKDVEKELLLLPESERDAMRPKFGVFVVHNKLKPKKGVLPDGIPYFSGEDIPDVWFDYPWEVKDVYEHDRMAELGRKLQAKSA, encoded by the exons ATGTCAGAAGAACACGACGGTCATCTCCGTGCCACTTATAATGAAATTCATATG CTCATCGGCAAGGCTGCTGAGCGTATCGAGAAAGAGTATGCCCCGGACCTGTTTGTTGCTATTG GTGGCGG TGGATTCTTCCCTGCACGAGTCCTC CGTACCTTCCTGAAACACCCTCAGTCCAAGAAAAATATTAGCATCCAGGCAATTGGATTGTCGCTGTATGAGGAGCTACCTTCAACGACCGAGGAACAAATGGCGAATGAGGTCATTAGGACTCAGTGGCT CGGGCCAGAGACTAAGACTTTGCTGGGACGAAAAGTGTTGATTGTT GATGAGGTTGACGACTCGCGGACCACCCTTCA ATATGCTGTACGAGAACTTCAGAAAGACGTCGAAAAGGAACTCCTT CTACTGCCCGAATCCGAACGAGATGCTATGCGGCCCAAATTTGGTGTTTTTGTTG TTCACAATAAACTCAAGCCCAAAAAGGGTGTTCTACCTGATGGAATCCCCTATTTCTCGGGAGAGGACATCCCGGATGTCTGGT TCGATTATCCTTGGGAAGTCAA GGACGTGTATGAACACGACCGCATGGCCGAGCTCGGGCGCAAATTGCAGGCAAAATCTGCCTGA
- a CDS encoding pre-mRNA-splicing factor CWC22: protein MSLPTITRPPIASATGESHPHGMHVLTRHAFVVSGWVALVNAESVTIGVVVISALWHIPGARTLINPLKLFTIGWHELCHMAAAIFTGGRITSISIDPNTGGCTRVEGGHPPTILAAGYFGSTLIGAGLVVASWDTLAAKIASFPVAIGLAVPLILVRDVFTIILIVIYEALLIGFWFINHADALRYYCLFLGIMSIFFVVWDFTDDRFFKKLNDSDATQFSLLYPKVPPHYWATGWLIFKSDGSAFKQRTPGKYLFLDIYSGSDRILDEMAEEAAIFLPTR from the exons ATGTCGCTTCCCACTATAACACGACCTCCAATCGCATCGGCTACTGGCGAATCACATCC GCATGGCATGCACGTGTTGACTAGACATGCTTTTGTGG TCTCAGGGTGGGTTGCATTGGTGAATGCTGAAAGTGTGACGATCGGGGTAGTCGTAATATCTGCACTCTGGCACATCCCGGGTGCACGCACATTGATCAACCCTCTCAAG TTGTTTACGATCGGCTGGCATGAGTTATGTCACATGGCAGCT GCCATATTTACTGGTGGTCGAATCACGAG TATATCCATTGACCCCAATACTGGAGGGTGCACACGTGTAGAAGGAGGGCATCCCCCGACCATTCTTGCAGCCG GCTACTTTGGCTCCACCCTCATAGGTGCAGGTCTTGTTGTTGCATCCTGGGATACCTTGGCTGCGAAAATAGCGTCGTTCCCTGTGGCAATTGGGTTGGCGGTCCCGCTCATCTTAGTTCGAGATGTATTCACGATCATACTGATCGTTATTTACGAAGCTTTGCTTATTGGCTTTTGGTTCATCAATCATGC TGACGCACTGAGATATTATTGCCTGTTCTTGGGAATAATGAG TATTTTCTTCGTAGTCTGGGACTTTACAGATGATCGTTTCTTTAAGAAACTAAACGATTCCGATGCGACACAATTTAGCCTTTTGTACCCTAAGGTGCCTCCTCATT ACTGGGCTACTGGTTGGTTGATATTTA AATCTGACGGTAGCGCTTTCAAACAGAGGACCCCAGGTAAATACCTTTTCTTGGATATCTATTCAGGCTCTGACCGAATTTTAGACGAAATGGCAGAGGAAGCTG CAATCTTCCTTCCTACGAGATGA